In one bacterium genomic region, the following are encoded:
- a CDS encoding helix-turn-helix domain-containing protein, which translates to MGRRWRLQTGYKIFNRYKDCGLDGLTDRSRRPYRQANRLPVQIERLTVRLKKERPSWGALRSAEQCVVPGVEARLPAVRSLDEQAVHRLRLEAESHEQGPGAVDAQLGDRLSRRCSIVRHADEERL; encoded by the coding sequence ATGGGGAGAAGATGGCGGCTCCAGACGGGCTACAAGATCTTCAATCGCTACAAGGACTGCGGCCTGGACGGGCTGACCGATCGCAGCCGGCGGCCCTACCGCCAGGCCAACCGGTTGCCTGTCCAGATTGAGAGACTGACTGTCCGGCTCAAGAAAGAGCGACCGAGTTGGGGGGCGCTGAGGTCAGCAGAGCAATGCGTAGTCCCGGGGGTCGAAGCGCGCCTCCCAGCCGTCCGCAGTCTCGACGAGCAGGCCGTACACCGTCTGCGCCTTGAGGCCGAGTCGCACGAGCAGGGTCCGGGCGCCGTCGATGCGCAGCTCGGCGATCGGCTCAGCCGCCGGTGCTCCATAGTCCGCCATGCTGACGAGGAGCGGCTGC